The following proteins come from a genomic window of Meles meles chromosome 1, mMelMel3.1 paternal haplotype, whole genome shotgun sequence:
- the LOC123927767 gene encoding basic proline-rich protein-like, with the protein MGTTQTTDCWPHISSISNNDCQKLFGKHKDARHKTNEECECERDTLGRNTKEKSIDDWKLARPWDPACALAVRGHGDRVDGQAAAARPRRAHASPWGGARRSNGHKANRTTSPRRAPRSARGLGRGREERGAPAARARLRESRPPGKPGPRRGRVRPPTSPPARPCAPGPHGSPPPPPPPPPPPPLFSRAATGVPAPSLPPSRKPPVPAAPYLRPPRPAPQSAESRRPRRRCRRSARPGVRGRADAILAPVGSDVGRRRPRPRDPAPPAPSPRAATPGRAGPHLRAAHARKTPGRAAAPQTRAGPAALAGTPRTPAAGARGSRRPV; encoded by the exons ATGGGCACCACGCAAACCACAGATTGCTGGCCACACATCAGCAGTATCAGTAATAATGACTGTCAG AAACTATTTGGGAAACACAAAGACGcaagacacaaaacaaatgaagaatgcGAGTGTGAGAGAGACACACTCGGGCGGAACACAAAAGAGAAGAGCATCGACGACTGGAAACTGGCGCGGCCCTGGGACCCCGCGTGCGCCCTCGCCGTCCGGGGACACGGGGACCGGGTGGACGGACAGGCAGCCGCCGCCCGGCCTCGCCGCGCACACGCGTCCCCCTGGGGGGGCGCGCGGCGATCCAACGGCCACAAAGCGAACCGCACAACTTCGCCGCGGCGGGCCCCAAGGTCGGCCCGGGGGCTTGGGCGCGGGAGGGAGGAGCGGGGAGCCCCGGCGGCCCGCGCCCGGCTCCGGGAGTCCCGCCCGCCCGGGAAGCCGGGTCCTCGGAGGGGGCGCGTCCGCCCGCCCACCAGCCCGCCCGCCCGGCCCTGCGCGCCCGGTCCCCACGGgtcgcccccgccgccgccgccgccgccgccgccgcctcctctcTTTTCGCGGGCAGCGACGGGCGTCCCGGCGCCGAGCCTGCCGCCGTCCCGGAAGCCGCCCGTCCCGGCCGCCCCTTACCTGCGCCCGCCGCGCCCCGCGCCTCAGAGCGCCGAGagccgccgcccgcgccgccgctgccgccgctcCGCCCGCCCCGGCGTCCGCGGCCGCGCCGACGCCATCTTGGCTCCGGTCGGAAGTGACGTCGGGCGGCGCCGGCCGCGGCCCCGGGACCCCGCACCGCCCGCACCGTCGCCGAGGGCCGCGACCCCGGGGCGCGCGGGCCCCCACCTCCGGGCCGCACACGCCCGGAAGACCCCGGGCCGCGCCGCCGCCCCTCAGACTCGCGCTGGCCCGGCTGCGCTGGCGGGGACACCGCGGACCCCGGCGGCAGGCGCCCGCGGCTCGCGGCGACCAGTCTGA